The stretch of DNA ACGCTTTGCTTGACCCGCTCGGCGTCGAACAGATCGCCACTCTTGGTGCGCAGGCCGGGACGTGGCGCGAGTACGTTCAAATCGTCGAGAATCGCGATGACTTCATGCTGCCTGCGCAGCATTTCAGCCATCAACGCGCCGCCGAGGCTGGCCATGGCACCATAGAGCACTACCTTCACCGTCGGGGTTTCGGCATTTTTCATGGCTGAGCTCCTGTTCCTGTCATATCGCGTGTGACCCACAGGAAACGGCGAGGGTTCGAATCGATTCAGAGGCTTGCAGATGCACACGATCAAGGGCTACCACGCCCATATCTATTACGACGCCAGCACGATCGCCCAGGCCCGGGCCTTGTGCGAACTGGCGGCGCAGACATTTACCTTGAAGATGGGCCGGATGCACGAGCGCCCGGTCGGCCCGCACCCGGACTGGAGCTGCCAACTGGCCTTTGGCCCGGAGCTGATTGGCGAGGTGCTGCCGTGGCTGGCGCTCAATCGCAAGGGACTGGTGGTGTTCCTGCACCCGGACACTGGCGATGATTTGCTCGACCACACCGAGCATGCGATCTGGATGGGCGCGATCCGCCCGCTGGACCTGTCTATTTTTTAATCAAAGAGTTTCTTCCGGTTCCCCCGGCAGATGCTCGTCAAGACGCAGCCAAGGCAACTGGCTGTCAGTCCAGATATGCCGCTCGGCTGCTGCGCGCTCCGGGTGATCCAGCGTGGCAATGGTCACATCGATGCTTTCGGGGCTGAGCAGGGTCACCAGCGCCAGCTGCGCCCCGCACTGCGCACAGAAGTAGCGCGCGCAACTGCTCGACGAGTCATAGCGCGAAGGCGCCCCAGCCAGCCACTGGAAGCTGGCCATCGGCACGGTGATCCACGTGGTGACGATGCCACCGCTGACCTTGCGGCAGATCGAACAATGGCAGTGGGCGATGTCACGTAAAGTCCCGCTGAACTGATAGCGAATGTGTCCGCAGTGGCAGCCACCGTTGTGCAATTCACCCATGTCCGCGCCCTCCCGTCCCCGAATTGATTGACTCTAGCTGCATCCGACGGCCGGTTGACCATTCGCCCCACGCTTTCTTCAGCGAAAGGTAGTTGAAAGGTTGCCCGATTAGGATCGCCGCCACTACCGGCAACAGACCGGTTGGCCAAGGCGTGTGATCGCTCGCACGTCAGGCCCAATTAACAACAACAATGGTGATTCTGATGTCCTCTGTAGCCCGCCTTCTCGCTGAAACTCCGCCCGTACGTCTCGTGCTTCCCGTTCTGCGCTGATCCCGTCCGATCCGCTCACTTCACTCGCCGCGCTACGCCTGGAGTATTCCCATGCTGACTTTCCTTGGCTTTGCCATGGTCATCACGTTCATGTTCCTGATCATGACCAAGCGCCTGTCTGCGCTGATCGCCCTGATCATCATCCCGATCCTGTTCGCCCTGTTCGGTGGCTTTGCGCCGAAGATCGGCCCGATGATGCTCGAAGGTATCACCAAGCTCGCGCCGACCGGCGTGATGCTGATGTTCGCCATTCTGTACTTCGCCCTGATGATCGACTCCGGCCTGTTTGACCCGGCCGTGCGCAAGATCCTCAAACTGGTCAAGGGCGACCCGTTGAAAGTTTCGGTCGGTACCGCCGTGCTGGCGCTCGTCGTCTCCCTCGATGGTGACGGCGCGACCACTTACATGATCTGCGTGGCCGCCATGCTGCCGCTGTACAGCCGCATCGGCATGAGCCCGCGAATCATGGCCGGTCTGATCATCCTCGCCGGTGGCGTGATGAACATGACCCCCTGGGGTGGCCCGACCGCCCGTGCCGCCAGTGCGCTGCATGTCGATCCGTCGGACATCTTCGTGCCGATGATCCCGGCGATGGCCGCCGGTGTGGTGGCGATCCTGATCATTGCCTACTTCTACGGCAAACGTGAACGTGCGCGTCTGGGTGAGCTGCACCTGATTGGCGACGAGATCGATCACAGCGAAATCAGCGTGTCACAATTCCCGGATGCCCGTCGTCCGAAGCTGATCTGGTTCAACGGCCTGCTGACCCTGGCGCTGATGTGCACCCTGATCGCCGGCCTGCTGCCGCTGCCGGTGCTGTTCATGGTGGCGTTCAGCATCGCGATGATCGTCAACTACCCTTGCCTGCAAATGCAGAAGGACCGTGTTTCGGCCCACGCCGGTAGCGTGCTGTCGGTGGTCAGTCTGATTTTCGCGGCGGGTATCTTCACCGGTATCCTGTCCGGAACCGGCATGGTCGACGCCATGTCGAAAAGCCTGCTGGCGGTGATTCCGGACTTCCTCGGCCCGTACCTGGCGGTCATCACGGCGCTGGTGAGCATGCCGTTCACGTTCTTCATGTCGAACGACGCGTTCTACTACGGCGTGTTGCCGGTGCTCTCCGAAGCGGCCAGCCATTACGGCATCACCGCGGTGGAAATGGCCCGTGCCTCGATCGTCGGTCAGCCCGTCCACCTGCTGAGTCCACTGGTTCCGTCGACTTACCTGCTGGTGGCGTTGGCCGGTATCGAATTCGGTGACCACCAGCGCTTCACCCTGAAGTGGGCAGTGCTGGTCTGCCTGTGCATACTGGTGGCCGCCTTGCTGCTGGGGACTTTCCCGCTGTTCAGCACGTTGTAACGGCATTCACTCACCATGACGCCAGCTGCTTGCTGGCGTCATGGTTTAACACTCGCTCAAAGGAATACACATGGATTGGCTGACCAACCCCGAAATCTGGGTTGCCTTCTTTACCCTGACCGCCCTGGAAATCGTTCTGGGCATCGATAACATCATCATGATTTCGATCCTGGTCAGCCGCATGCCCAAACACATGCAGCAGCGCACGCGGATCTTCGGGCTTGGCCTGGCGATGATCACGCGGATCCTGTTGCTGCTGTCGATCACCTGGGTCATGCGCCTGACGGCCGACCTGTTCGTGGTGTTCGGCCAGGGCATTTCCGGTCGCGACCTGATCCTGTTCTTCGGTGGTCTGTTCCTGCTGTGGAAGAGCTCGCAAGAGATGTACCACGCGCTTGAAGGCGAAGACGAAAGTGGCGACGAGCCTTCGGGCAAGGGCGGCAACTTCCTCTACACCATCATCCAGATCGCGATCATCGACATCGTGTTCTCGCTGGATTCGGTGATCACCGCTGTCGGCATGGTGTCCCACGTGCCGGTGATGGTCGCGGCGATTGTCGTGGCGGTGCTGGTGATGATGCTGGCCTCGGGCAAGATCAGCGAATTCATCGACGAGCACCCGTCGCTGAAGATGCTCGCGCTGTCGTTCCTGCTGGTGGTCGGTACTGTACTGATTGCCGAAGCGTTCGACGTGCACGTGCCGAAGGGCTACGTCTACTTCGCCATGGGCTTCTCGCTGGCGGTTGAAGCGATCAACATCAAACTGCGCACGGCGATGGCCAAGAAGAAAAAGCAGCAGGAACCAGTGAAACTGCGCAAGGACATCCCGGGGCAGTAATCCGGTAGCACATACGCAACACCCCTTGTAGGAGAGAGCCTGCTCGCGATAGCGGCCTGTCAGTCAACATCAATGTTGAAGCTGATGGCCCTATCGCGAGCAGGCTCACTCCTACATTTGTTTGTGCATCACAGGGGACGTGCATGAGCCCATTTTCATGACACTTTTGTTTCAATCCACTGTTTAGCTGTGCAATGCTGGCGCCCAGTCCGTTAGCCAACTACAGCTTAAGTATCAAAAACGTAGAAACCGCGCGGTACCGTCAACTTGCTCCTCTGGGGCGCTGCTACTACAGGGGGTCTGCATGCTCACCCTGCTCAATCTGCTTTCTGCCGTGGCCCTGCTGATCTGGGGCACGCACATCGTCCGAACCGGCATCCTGCGGGTGTACGGCACCAACCTGCGCCATGTGATTGGCCAGAACATGTCCAAACGCTGGCTCGCCTTTGTGGCCGGCATCGTCGTGACCGCGATGGTACAGAGCAGCAACGCCACCGCCATGCTCGTCACTTCTTTCGTCGGCCAGGGCCTGATGGCGCTGACCCCGGCGCTGGCGACCATGCTCGGCGCCGACGTCGGTACTGCGCTGATGGCGCGGGTGCTGACGTTCGACCTGTCGTGGCTGTCGCCGCTGCTGATTTTTCTCGGGGTGATCTTCTTCCTGTCGCGCAAACAGACGCGGCTCGGCCAGATGGGCCGGGTGGCGATTGGCCTGGGGCTGATCATTCTCGCGCTGCAACTGATCGTCGAAGCCGCCGCACCGATCACCCACGCCCAAGGGGTGAAGGTGATCTTCGCCTCGCTGACCGGCGACATCCTGCTCGACGCCCTGGTCGGCGCGCTGTTCGCAATGATTTCCTACTCCAGCCTCGCCGCCGTGCTGCTGACCGCCACGCTGGCCGGCGCCAGCGTGATCAGCCTGCCGGTGGCGATCGGTCTGGTGATTGGCGCCAACATCGGCAGCGGTGTGCTGGCGTTCATGAGCACCAGCATGCAGAACGCGGCCGGGCGGCAAGTGGCCTTGGGCAGCCTGCTGTACAAACTGATCGGACTGCTGCTGATCATTCCGGTGCTCGATCCGCTGGTGCACTGGATCGACAGCCTCGATTTCAGCTCGCAGGAAATGGTCATCGGCTTCCACCTGCTCTACAACACCGCGCGCTGCCTGATCCTGCTGCCGAGTGTCGGGCCGATGGCGCGGCTGTGTGCCTGGCTGCTGCCGGAGCGTCCGGAGGTCAACGGCACCGCCAAACCCCGGCATCTGGACCCGACAGCGCTGGTCACGCCGAGTCTGGCGCTGGCCAATGCCGCTCGCGAGACCCTGCGCATGGGCGACCTGATCGACAACATGCTCGATGCCACGCTCGATGTGCTGCGTGGCAAGCAGACATCGGTCACCCTCGAAATGCGCCGCATGACCGATGATGTCGAAGCACTGTACAGCGCGATCAAGCTTTATCTGGCGCAAATGCCGCGCGAGGATCTCGGCGAGCAGGACAGTCGGCGTTGGGCGGAGACCATCGAGCTGGCGATCAACCTGAAACTGGCGAGCGACCTGATCGAACGCATGCTGCGCAAGGTGCAGCAGCAGAAAACTTCGCAACGTCGCTCGTTTTCCGAGGAAGGCCTGGAAGATCTGGCCGGACTGCATCAGCAACTGATCGCCAATCTACGGCTGGGGCTGTCGGTGTTTCTCAGTGGGGACAAGGAAAGCGCGCGTCAGTTGCTGCGCGAAAAACGTCGCTTCCGCGCGCAGGAACGGCGTCTGGCCCATGCCCATGTCAGCCGTTTGCAACGTAAGATCGTGCAGAGTCTGGAAACCAGTTCGCTGCACCTTGAGCTGATTGCGGACATGAAGCGCTTGAATTCGCTGTTTTGCAGCAGTGCTTATGTGGTGCTGGAAACGGCGGATACCGGGGCCCTGGAAGCGGATGATATTGCCGACATTACGCATTCGCCTTGAACGTCTGGGGCTGGTGTCAGTCAGTAACATTGATTCAGCTTTCAGGAAGCTATCGCGTGCAGGCTCACTCCTACAGGGGGACGCATTCCAAATGTAGGAGTGAGCCTGCTCGCGATGAGGGCCTGACTGACGACACGGATCTCCAAATCAGCCGTACGGAAGCCTGTTATGCGTTGCCTGTTGTTCGCCTGTCTGTTGCTCGGTTCCCTGCCCGCCTTCGCCGTTGATCGATTTCAAGTCGAGGGCTATGCGCTGCCCAACGGTTTGCAGCTGTTGCTCAAGCCCGGTACCGAGCGCGGGCATGTGGCGATCCGCCTGGTGGTGGGGGTCGGCCTTGACGATTTCGACTGCGATGAAAAAGAGCTGCCGCACCTGCTCGAGCATCTGCTGTTCAGCGGCGTCGATGCCACGGGTGAAGGCGGTCTCGAGGAGCGCATGCAGGCGCTGGGCGGCGAGTGGAACGCGTTCACCAGCAACGCTGACACCACGTTCGTCATCGAAGCCCCGGCGAAGAACCAGCGCAAGGTCCTCGACCTGCTGCTCGGCCTGCTGACCCAGACCCGCATCGACGACAACGCGATCAACGCCGCCAAACGCGTGGTCGAGCGCGAGGACGGTGGCCATTACACGCGCCTGCAACGCTTTCTCGACCGTCAGGATCTGGGCCACACCGCGAGCAATCAACTGGCGGTGGAACTGGGCCTGAAATGCCCGCAACGGGCCGAGGTCGGTCACCTTACCCAGCAGCAACTGGAGAGGGTGCGCAAGACCTGGTACGCGCCGAACAACATGACCCTGATCGTCGTCGGCGAGCTCGACAAGTTGCTGCCGGCTTATCTGGAGCGAACCTGGGGCACACTCCAAGCAGTGGACCCGGCGGAGCACCGTGAGCTGCCGGACATCCGTACCAGCGCGGCCCATGAACGCACCCTCACCCGCGGCTTCATTGGCGACAGCGCCAAGCTGCACTGGCTGGTGCCGGAGCCGATGCTGGACGATCAGTACGACGAGACTTTCGACATCCTCAAGGACTACCTCGACTGGGCACTGTACCGGCAGATCCGCCTGAACCATGGCTTGTCCTACGGGCCATGGGCCGAGCGAGAAGTGTTTGGCGGGGTCGGCTTCATGAGCCTCAACGCCGATGTCGATCGCGATGACCTTGCCGAAGCCCAGCAGGTGCTGAAAGACCTCAAGGCCGACCTGCTGAAAAACGGCCTCGACCCCGACACCTTCGCCCGGATCAAGCAGGCGGCCATCGCCCATCAGGCCTGGGCGGTGCAAGGCAACAGCGCGATGGCCGACTACTACTGGAGCGCGCTGGGCGACTACGAGGACGGGCGCTTTGCCAACCCGGCCCGGGAGCTGCAAGGCGTGACGCTGGAAACCGCGAACAAGGCCATGCGCGAGTTGCTGTTGCAGCCGGGGTATTTGCGGATCGAGAAGCCGTTGCTCAGTGATGATCAGGTGTTGTGGTTGATTGCCGGTGGTCTCGGCGTGGTGTTGCTGGTGCTGATTGGCTGGCGCCTGCACCGCCGCCAACCAGCCGAACACTAACCCTGTGGGAGCGAGCCTGCTCGCGAATGCGGTAGATCATGCAACAAATGCAGTGACTGATACGACGCCTTCGCGAGCAAGCTCGCTCCCACAGGGATCTGTGGTGATTTTACTGACCGGGAGCCTCGCCACGTCGCCTGGCGGACGGTACTCTGTCGGGGTTTTTTCCTACCCAGTCGTGAACCGTCCACATGTCGAAAATAACCCTCCTGATCCAGCGCATTCTCGAACTGATGAAGCGCTACCCCGGGGTCATTGCGCTTGGCGGTTTCATCTCCGGGGTCGGCAGTTTCATTCTGGTCGATCGCCAGCAAGGCCTGGCGAGCTGGATCACCATCATCATGCTGCTCAGCTGGATCTGGCTGATGCTGGAAAACACCCTGACCGGGTTGTTCACCCGCATCTTCAAACGGGAAATCCCCCAGCCGCTGCTACGTTACGCAACGCAGATGATCCACCAGGAAAGCCTGTTTTTCGTCCTGCCGTTTTTCTTCATCACTACCACCTGGAACAGCGGCCAGCTGATCTTCACCGGTCTGCTGTGCATCGCCGCGCTGATCTCGATTGTCGACCCGCTCTACTACAAATGGCTGGCGCCGCGGCGCTGGGCGTTTCTCGCGCTGCACACCTTGACCCTGTTCGCC from Pseudomonas sp. P8_229 encodes:
- a CDS encoding Na/Pi cotransporter family protein codes for the protein MLTLLNLLSAVALLIWGTHIVRTGILRVYGTNLRHVIGQNMSKRWLAFVAGIVVTAMVQSSNATAMLVTSFVGQGLMALTPALATMLGADVGTALMARVLTFDLSWLSPLLIFLGVIFFLSRKQTRLGQMGRVAIGLGLIILALQLIVEAAAPITHAQGVKVIFASLTGDILLDALVGALFAMISYSSLAAVLLTATLAGASVISLPVAIGLVIGANIGSGVLAFMSTSMQNAAGRQVALGSLLYKLIGLLLIIPVLDPLVHWIDSLDFSSQEMVIGFHLLYNTARCLILLPSVGPMARLCAWLLPERPEVNGTAKPRHLDPTALVTPSLALANAARETLRMGDLIDNMLDATLDVLRGKQTSVTLEMRRMTDDVEALYSAIKLYLAQMPREDLGEQDSRRWAETIELAINLKLASDLIERMLRKVQQQKTSQRRSFSEEGLEDLAGLHQQLIANLRLGLSVFLSGDKESARQLLREKRRFRAQERRLAHAHVSRLQRKIVQSLETSSLHLELIADMKRLNSLFCSSAYVVLETADTGALEADDIADITHSP
- a CDS encoding TerC family protein; translated protein: MDWLTNPEIWVAFFTLTALEIVLGIDNIIMISILVSRMPKHMQQRTRIFGLGLAMITRILLLLSITWVMRLTADLFVVFGQGISGRDLILFFGGLFLLWKSSQEMYHALEGEDESGDEPSGKGGNFLYTIIQIAIIDIVFSLDSVITAVGMVSHVPVMVAAIVVAVLVMMLASGKISEFIDEHPSLKMLALSFLLVVGTVLIAEAFDVHVPKGYVYFAMGFSLAVEAINIKLRTAMAKKKKQQEPVKLRKDIPGQ
- a CDS encoding DOPA 4,5-dioxygenase family protein — encoded protein: MHTIKGYHAHIYYDASTIAQARALCELAAQTFTLKMGRMHERPVGPHPDWSCQLAFGPELIGEVLPWLALNRKGLVVFLHPDTGDDLLDHTEHAIWMGAIRPLDLSIF
- a CDS encoding M16 family metallopeptidase, with amino-acid sequence MRCLLFACLLLGSLPAFAVDRFQVEGYALPNGLQLLLKPGTERGHVAIRLVVGVGLDDFDCDEKELPHLLEHLLFSGVDATGEGGLEERMQALGGEWNAFTSNADTTFVIEAPAKNQRKVLDLLLGLLTQTRIDDNAINAAKRVVEREDGGHYTRLQRFLDRQDLGHTASNQLAVELGLKCPQRAEVGHLTQQQLERVRKTWYAPNNMTLIVVGELDKLLPAYLERTWGTLQAVDPAEHRELPDIRTSAAHERTLTRGFIGDSAKLHWLVPEPMLDDQYDETFDILKDYLDWALYRQIRLNHGLSYGPWAEREVFGGVGFMSLNADVDRDDLAEAQQVLKDLKADLLKNGLDPDTFARIKQAAIAHQAWAVQGNSAMADYYWSALGDYEDGRFANPARELQGVTLETANKAMRELLLQPGYLRIEKPLLSDDQVLWLIAGGLGVVLLVLIGWRLHRRQPAEH
- a CDS encoding CitMHS family transporter, translated to MLTFLGFAMVITFMFLIMTKRLSALIALIIIPILFALFGGFAPKIGPMMLEGITKLAPTGVMLMFAILYFALMIDSGLFDPAVRKILKLVKGDPLKVSVGTAVLALVVSLDGDGATTYMICVAAMLPLYSRIGMSPRIMAGLIILAGGVMNMTPWGGPTARAASALHVDPSDIFVPMIPAMAAGVVAILIIAYFYGKRERARLGELHLIGDEIDHSEISVSQFPDARRPKLIWFNGLLTLALMCTLIAGLLPLPVLFMVAFSIAMIVNYPCLQMQKDRVSAHAGSVLSVVSLIFAAGIFTGILSGTGMVDAMSKSLLAVIPDFLGPYLAVITALVSMPFTFFMSNDAFYYGVLPVLSEAASHYGITAVEMARASIVGQPVHLLSPLVPSTYLLVALAGIEFGDHQRFTLKWAVLVCLCILVAALLLGTFPLFSTL
- a CDS encoding GFA family protein — protein: MGELHNGGCHCGHIRYQFSGTLRDIAHCHCSICRKVSGGIVTTWITVPMASFQWLAGAPSRYDSSSSCARYFCAQCGAQLALVTLLSPESIDVTIATLDHPERAAAERHIWTDSQLPWLRLDEHLPGEPEETL